The DNA region TTGACCTCCCGGCGGAGTCGATCGGTCAGTTCCATGGTGGTCTGCACGCCGACGTCCGCACCGATCAGGATTTCTTCCAGTTCCTCATAAAGTTCCTCGTCGATCCGGCTGCGGGAGAACAGATCGGTGATGGCTCCCACGAATGAGGAGCTGGTCTTGCCCAGTCCGCTGACGAACTTTTGCGTGACCGACGATTTTTTTCCGGTCATTTTTTCCTTGAGCCGGCTGAAAAAACTCATTCATCCAACCCCCTGTTCCTTCGTTGCCGCCGCTTCCCTGACACCATCATACTCTTCCAACTTCACCGACACCAGCTTCGACACCCCCGACTCCTGCATGGTAATTCCATACAGCACGTCGGCGCCCTCCATCGTGTGCTTGCGGTGGGTGATGACGATGAACTGCGTCTTGTTCTTGAACTGCTTCATGTAGCGGGTGAACCTGGTGAGGTTGGCTTCATCCAGCGCCGCATCCACTTCGTCCAACACGCAGAACGGAACGGGTTTGATGCAGAGCACGGCAAAGAGCAGGGCAAGCGCGGCCAGAGCGCGTTCTCCTCCGGACAACAGATTGAGATTCTGCAATTTTTTGCCCGGAGGCTGGGCGACGATTTCCAGTCCGGTTTCCAGCAGATTGTCCGGATCGGTCAGCTGCAGATCGGCCCGGCCCCCTCCGAACATCTGCACGAACACGTGCTGGAATTCGGTGCGGATCAGTTCGAAGGCCTCGAGGAACCGTCGACCCATTTCTTCTTCAAGCTGGCTGATGATCTCATACAGCTTTTGCTTGGCTTCCAACAAATCGGCTTCCTGGGTCTTCAGGAATTCCAGCCGCTCCGAAATTCGTGCATGTTCTTCGATCGCACCGAGGTTCACTTCTCCCAGCGAAGTGATGCGTGATTTGAGGGAACGGACCTGTTTTTCCGCGGCGGCCGGATCTTCCGGTACGCCGTATTCCCGCTCCGCACGCTCGAAACTGGTTTCATATTCTTCGGCCAGCTTCTGGAGCAGGTGATTCAGTTCCACATCCAGTCTTCCCGATTTCACGTCCCGCTCATGGAGAAGTGCTTCCTGTTTGCGGTATTTGGACTGCAGGGAGCGAATTTCTTTCTCCCTCAGTTCCCGCTCGGCCGAGAGTGACTCCCGCCGATTCCGCGTTTCCGCCAAACTTTCCTGCACCTTCTCTTTGCTTTCGCGAAGTTGCCGGACCCGGTCATCCAAGCCGGAGATCTCCGTCTCACCCGTTTCCCGGATGTGCTCCAGTTGTTCCAGTTCCCGGCTCGCTTCGCGCCATTGCCGGTCCAGACGCTCCAGCTCCCGGCCGATGCGGCGGAGATTTTCCTCCAGATGGGCGACTTCCTGCCCCAGTCCGGACACCTTCACTTTGCAATCCGTATACCGGTGCGTGGCTTCCTCACGCTCGGTGGAATGACGCCGCTCCGTTTCCCGGGCACGGCGCACCGCTTCTTCCGCGACCGCTTTTTCCTCACCGAGCCGCTCCAGGTCCCGGTCCAACCCGGAGAGTCGATGCTGAATCGCTTCGCGGGACCCGGCCGTTTCCTCCCGTTCGCGAATCAGCCTCTCCGCTTCGGTGCGGAGCGCCTCGAGACGCATCGACGTTTCCCGTTTTGCGCCGAGAAGCTCCTGTTCCCGGGCCCTCCGCTCCTCTCCCTGGTTCCGGAGCGCTTCCCACCGCCGCTCGAGATCGGTCCTGCGGCTTTTGAGCTCCCGCAAGGTTTGTTCGGTTCCGGACACCGACGCTTCAGCCTCGCGGATTTTCGCTTCCAGCTCCTCCAGCTGTCTCGTCCTGCCCAACAGTTGGGTTCGGTTGCTCTGACGGCTTCCGCCGGTCATCGATCCCCCGGGGTTGACCACATCTCCGTCCAGCGTGACGATCCGGTACCGGTATCCCAATTCACGGGCCATGCGATTGGCCTGTTCCAACGTGCGTGTCACCAACACCATCCCGAGCAAATGCTGTGCCAGGTGGCGGTACCTCAATTCCGTCTTCACCAGATCGGACGCCACTCCGACAAATCCGTCAATCCCGCCGGCTCTTCGCAGCTCATGTTCCGGAAGGCTGCGCGGTCGGATCACGTCGAGCGGCAAAAACGTCGCCCTGCCCAACCGTTTTTCTTTCAGATAGGCGATTCCCGAACGGGCCGTTGCCTCGTTCTCGGCGACGAGATGTTGCATCGCCCCGCCCAACGCGGTCTCCATCGCGGCTTCGTATTCGGCGGGAACCTGGATCAGTTGGGCGACCGCGCCGTGAATCCCGGCGAGCGATGATTGCCCGCGATCCCGGGCTTTGAGGATTTCGCGGACCCCTTGCAAAAATCCCTGGTGATCCGCCTCCATCTCGCGCAACAATTCCCATTGGGAGCGGAGCCTGTGCAGCCATTGCTCTTCTTTTCGCAAACGGCCGGAAGTCTCTTTTTCCTCTTCCTCCAAGGCGCTTTTTTGAGCGGCGAGAGCGCGGAGCTTCTCCGTGGCCTCCAATTTGGCTTGTTCAATGTCCGAAAGCGCCCCGGCGATGGTTTGTTGTTCTTCTTCCAGCGGAACCCGTTCTTCCGCGATCCGCGCTTCCCTTTCCGCGAACGACTCCAGCTTTCGGGTCAACTCTTCCAGCTGTGCGGCCAGATACTGACGTTCACTTTCCAGGGAAGCCATCCGGTTGCCCAGCTTTTGCAGCTTGTCCATCGACTCGGCGAGCGAGATCTCTCCGTCCGCGGCGAGATCGGACAATTGCTCCTCGATCCGGCGAAGGTCTTCCATGGCCGCATCCAGTTCCGTCCGTTTTTGTTCCAGCCGCTCGACAAGCTCCCGTTCTTCCCGGACCAATCGGTCCTGCTGTTCTTTGAGTTCCGCGATCCGGCGCTGGATCTGCTCTTTGGAGCGATCCCGGTTCGTGAGCCTCTCCAGCCACACTTCGCGTTGTCCTTCCGCTTTCTCCAGCTCTTCGCTGACCGACAACAACTCGCCCTGGATTTCTTCCCAAACCTTTTCCTGCCGATGAAGCTCCGCCTTCAGCTCCTCGAGAGCGGCTTCCCGGGTGCTGATCTCGGCGGCGAGCGTCACCTGTTCTTCCTTCAAGCGTTTCACTTCCTGGACCGTATCCTGCCATCCCTGATGAACGGTCCGGATTTTATGTACGTACAGTCCCACTTCGACCTGTTTGAGCTGTTCCTTGAGCTCCTTGTACTTTCGGGCTTTTTCGGCCTGCTCCCGCAGAGGCTCTTCCTGCCCTTCCAGCTCGTGAATCAGGTCGTGAATCCGGGACAGATTCTGTTCGGTGTTGTCCAGCTTTTTTTCCGCTTCTTTTTTGCGCGATTTGTATTTCACGATGCCGGCCGCTTCTTCGAAGATCGCCCGGCGATCCTCCGATTTGGAGCTGAGGATTTCGTCGATCCGTCCTTGTCCGATCATCGAGTAAGCGTCTTTTCCGATCCCGGTGTCCATGAACAGCTCATGAATGTCCTTCAACCGGCAAGGTTGTTTGTTCAGGAAATATTCGCTCTCCCCGGACCGGTACACGCGACGGGTGACCGTCACCTCGGCAAAGTCCAGCGGAAGTCTTCGTTCGGTGTTGTCAAAGGTCATCGACACTTCGCAGAAACCGACCGGCTTGCGGGTGTCACTCCCGGCAAAAATCACGTCTTCCATCTTGTTGCCGCGCAACGATTTGGCGCTCTGCTCACCGAGCACCCAACGAATGCCGTCCGTCACGTTGCTTTTTCCGCTTCCGTTCGGTCCCACCACGGCGGTGATGCCGGGAACGAACTCCAGTTCGGTGCGGTCGGCAAATGATTTGAATCCTTGCATTTCCAATCGTTTCAGATACATGGCTCTCCCTCCTTTCAACAGGCGCAACTGATATATTTTAACACAAATCAACGAATTCCGGGGATGATCCCGGGAAGGTCCCATCCCGCAAAAAGCCTGATGACATGCACCGAAAAGATCCGGCATCACACGTTTTCGTCGGCAAAAAAAAGCTGTTGACCGCCCGTCAACAGCGAGCTAACCCCCCCGAACCCGCCGGATGACGGTTCCTTCCCCGCACAAACGGGTTCCAATCCCTACACGGACGGAACCTCCCCGGTTTCAGGACGAACGTTTTGCGTCGAACAAGCATCAACCGCATGATTCATCCGGCGGGGGGCAAAATGATCCTGTCAGTACACCCTTGATCCCAGAGGCGCGTCGTGATCGGTGCCGAGCAACGACACACCTCCCTCGCATGAATCCACGCCCATGACCAATACTTGCGATTCAAACCCGGCGATGCGTTTGGGAGGAAAGTTGACCACGCAAATGACGCGTTTTCCCTCCAGATCCTCCGGGCGATACAGGGCGGTGATTTGCGCACTGCTGGTTTTCACCCCGATTTCCGGACCGAGATCGATCCACAGTTTGTATGCGGGTTTGCGGGCCTTTTCGTTGGGTTCCACCCGAACGATCTTGCCGACTCGCATATCCACTTTGAGAAACTCTTCAAATGTCAGCGTGTTCATCTGTTTCACCCCGTATATCGTGAAAAAAGCGGCGATTGAATCCGTGAATGACGTTCCGTTGCCTGACGCACACCATGGGAAGGGAACATCCTTGCCGTGCCCCGCAAGATCCTGCCGTCGGATGTTCCGCGAAAAACGGTCTTTCAACCCGTCCTGCTTTGAAGTGAAATCCCCATCCCTTTCACCATTTGCCGAATGGAACCGAGATGGTAGGCCGAATGGGCCAGACATCCCAGCACCCCGTTGGCCAGTGACGGGGTCCACGCAATCTCTTCGGCCAAATGGTTCATGAGTTCCCCGTACTCCCGGCGCAACTCTTCCACCAGCCGCTTCCATTCCTCTTCATCGGAGATCCGGACCTTCCAACTGAGGGACCAGTCCACCTCCGGTTTTTCCCCGCGAAGAAAGGCATTGCCCACTCCCAGATAATACGCGACATGATGGACATGGGCACAGAGAGGAGCTCCGCCACCCGGCGTGGGTTCCATCGCTTGTTCGGCGGAGACGTTTTCCAGTGTGCCAAACAGTCCGGACCCCGGTTTGGACTCGGTGTACCAGCTTCCCCCTTCCGGAGGTGGGCCGTCAAACGTTTCCTTGAGCAGAATCTTCAGTGCATCGAGCAAATGACGTTCCACGATGTTCCCGTTCCTCCCTGAAACAAGAATGCTCCGAACAAGGATACACGTTCTTTTTACAACCGGTTTTTCCTTCTTTGCGGTTTCCTCAGTCGGCTGTCACGTTCTCCTTCCATGATTCCACGGTTGCCGGGTCCGGTTTCTTCCAGAGTCTGTTCCGAAGCAGGATTCCCGTCATCCCGACGGTGAACACGGCAACACCGACCAAGGCGTAAACCGGCCTCACTCCCAATCCTTTGACCAGCCAACTTCCGGCCATCGGTCCGATGATCAACAAGACATTGGCAAGCGAACTTTGAATGCCGAATACCCGCCCGACGGAATCCTTTTCCGTCTCCCGCTGCAGCACCGTCTGAAAAGTGACGAGAAACGCCCCGATGCCCACACCGGAGATGAAACCGATGACAAAGCCCGAAAAAACCGGGGTTGCCGGTGTAAGCAGGCTCAACATCCCGAACCCGGAACCAATCACGGCGAGACCGCCGCCCAACAGCCATCCGGCTTGAATTCGTTCGGCACGTTGAACGGACAAGGCGCCGAGAACCCCGCCCGCGCCGACCATGGAGATGATCCACCCCATCATTTGCGGGGATTCGGGAAAGAGCTCCCGGAACAGGACGGGAAACTGAGAATCCACCATCTGGACAACAAATATTCCCAATGCCCAGAATGCAAGCGTGCTCAGAAGCATCCGATTCTTCCTGACCACCCGCCAACCTTCCGTCCAATCGCTCCAGGCCGTTTTTTCCCGCCGGGTCGCCGGTTCCGTCTCAGCCGTTGCTTCCGGGTCGCGAAGTCCGGTGAGCAGACTTGCCGATGCCAGATTGGTGAGGCCCTTGACCAGCAGGCAAATTTGCGGCGTCACCACCGTGATCAGCATGGCTCCCAGAAAGGGAGAGGCGATCTTGGCCGCCTGATCTGCCAGACCGTTCCAGGTCATCGCCTGCCCCAGCTGTTCATGCGGCACGATTCGCTTGGTGAGCGCCTGCTGGGCGGGATAAAAAACGACGGAAAACGCGGAACGGATCAAGAGGAGTGCCAACAACCAGAAGACGTTTGGCGCCAGCATCATGAGAAAGGTGACACCGGCGGTGCACAAGTCGGCCGCGATCATGATTTTCCGGCGATCAAACCGGTCAGCCAACACTCCCGCCCAACTTCCGAGAAGGACCCCCGGCAAGGCATACATCACCGGCACCAGGCCGACCAGAACCGGATCCGCCTTCCAGACGTACCCGATCAGCACGGCAACCGCAAAAACGTCGAGGTACGTTCCGAACATGGCGATGGAAACCGCCGCGTACAAGCGGACAAAAGCCCGGTTCTTCCACAGGGAACCGCTCTTCTTCATTGTCTCCAACTCCCACACCTCCCACCGTTCTTTTCCTCAGATTACCGCGGGATTGTCAGAGAAATATCAGACAGGAGGCGACGGATCACTGATTCCATCCGGTCCTTGTACCTGGGCGCTTCACATTCTTCCAGAAGTTCCTGTCGCCGACGATTCAGCGGAACCGCCAGACACTCCAACACCCCCAGCCTGGCACGGAGCTTTCCGAAACGGTTAAGGAAATGGAGCCGGTTCAGAAACATGCGGGTTGCGTCCATGATCTCCCAGTCTCGCATCACCAAAGATTTTCCGGCCGCTTCCTGTCCCCGTGCGGCGAAAAGCAACCCGCGATACAGATGAAGCATGGCCGATTCTCTCCGAAACCGGTGATCCAGCATTTCTTCCGCCCTGTTCAGTGACGCTTCGGCCTTGCAAAGCTTTCCCCGCAACAATCGCGCATGGGCTTCGGTGAATCGCAAACTGACTCGCAAACAGTGATCGGGATCCTTGCCGATGCGTTTTTTGGCAACCACCAGCCGTCTTTCCGCTTCTTCCGATTGACCGGAGTCAAGCAGGCATTCGATCAGGGTGAACCAACGCATTTCTTCGGCATGAAACCCTCCAAGAAGGTTTTTCGACAGTGCTTCCTCCAGGAAACGGATGGTCCGTTCCGGACGCTCCAGGATCATCTGATAAAAATAACACAGATAAAACATTCGCTCTTTCGCCGGAATGTCTTCCGTTTCCACAAACCAGCGGAGATTTCCCCGGGATGCATGGAAAAAACAGCGTTGAGAAACGAGCAAACGAAACCCCAACACGTCTTGGTGTCCGGCGAGGATCTCGAGGGAATCGCCACGACCGTGTTCGGCATAACGGCTCCAAAGACCGAGCAATGTTTCCTCCACCTGCTCATCGATCGAAACGGACGTGGACTCGGGCGGTGACGGAACCGTCAACCTGTAACCCACTCCGCGCACCGTCTCAATGCGAAACGGACCGTTGATTTGTTTCAGTTTTTTTCTCAGGCGAAACACATGGTCATCCACGGTCCGGTCCACGGGGTTTTCCATCGTCCACACTTGATCCAGCAATTGTGCCCGCGAAAATGTCCGCCCGGGATGCCTGGCCAGGAACTCCAGAAGCGCATATTCTTTCGGCAGAAACACCTGCCTCCGGTTTTTCCAGACAAGGGCCCGTTCATGCGGCAGCCAGTTCAGTTCATGGAGACTCACCGTCATCCCTCCGGAAGGGGCTTGAATCATCCGAAAACGTCCTCATCCCGGATCCATCGGATGAACGCCGGGAGCCAGATCGTTTCCATGGCATCGGCAGCATCATGATCGAAGATCACCGCGCTCATGGGAAATCCGGGGATCATGTTCCGAACGGGCTCCGTGGAGAAGCGGAATTCCCGAAGGACCCGGCGCGTGAATTCCCGCCCGTCTCTAACCACCGCCCAGGCGGTCACGAACCGACCCGTTCGTTTTTCCGGCGGGATCCCTTTCGTTTTCCTGAGAAAATGCACCAACCACTCTTCATCTCCCACATCATCGGGCAATTCCCCGTTCCATCTCCGGACCATCACTCCCGGTCTTCCGCCGAGTGCATCGATTTCCATTCCCGAATCCGCCGCAAAAACGGGAAGATCCGTCAGGCCTGCATACGCACGTGCCTTGATGAGGGCATTTTCCTCCGGGCTGAAGCCGTCTTCCCTGATGTCGGGCACGGAAATTCCCGACTCACGCGGTGACACCCCCGAATATCCGACGCTGGCGAGAAGATTCCGCATGACATCCTGCTTGCCCGGATTTCCGGTTGCAATCATCACCCGGCGAGCCTGTTCTTTCGAAGCATCACGTCGCTGATCCATCGCCGTCTCCCGTGGGTCCCGGTTCTTTGTTTTCCGCTTTTGTTTCCTCTTTCCCGCGTTCGATGCGGAGTTGACGCAACTCCCCGCGAATCTCTTCGAGGGCTGTTGTCATTCTTCTGAGAAGAAGCAGGGCGATGATCACCGCGACGATGGGAAACAGAAAGGCCGCCATCGAAAACACTTGAAACAGATGCTCAGCGGCGATTTTCAGCATCCTCATCCCTCCAACCATGTGTATTCCCGGCCGGAAAAGGTCAACCTTCTTCTTCTTCCATTCCCCGCAATCCCGAAAGTGAATCGCATTTGCCGGATCCCCGAAAAAGCAAAAATACCACCGCTTTCGATCGGTGGTCATTCATTTCAGATCTTGAATTTTGAGCGCTTCCGCGGCGGCCATTTGTTCCGCTTCTTTTTTGGACCGCCCCGAACCCCTGCCGAGCGGTCGACCGTCGAGAAGCACTTCCGCCACAAAATGACGGTCGTGCGCAGGCCCTTGCACGTCGACAATCCGATACTGGAGCTGTCCGAGGTGAAGGTGTTGAACCCGCTCCTGCAATTGGCTTTTGGCATCGGTCACCCCGCCGAGCAACCTGTCATCCAACTTCGGAAAGACGAAGTTCCCCAGAAATTCACGGACCCCGTCCAGCCCCTTCTCAAGAAACAGCGCTCCCACAAACGCTTCAAAGACATCCGCCAAAAGCGACGGACGGTTTCTTCCGCCGGTCAACTCTTCCCCCTTGCCGACGCGCACGTATTTGCCGAAATCGAGCTCTCTGGCAAAACCGGCCAAGGACGACTCGCACACGATGCGGGCGCGTGTGCGAGTCAGTTCTCCCTCGCTCATCCCCGGAAAATGGCGGTAGAGATACTCGGAGACCGCCAGCTCGAGAACGGCGTCTCCGAGAAACTCCAGCCTCTCGTTGTCCGGATGTCCTTTTCCGTTTTTCCGTTCATGAGAAAAGGAAGAGTGAGTGAATGCCTGAAGAAACAGACCGTGGTTGGTCAGCTTCATGCCGACCGTCCGTTCCAGTTCAGCCAAATCCCAACGGGATGCTCCCGCCACTTCAAGATTCCTCCCAAGCTTTGAAAGCAATGGTCGCGTTGTGGCCGCCGAAGCCGAGAGAGTTGGACAGAGCCGCGCGAACCGTCGCTTTCCGTGCTTCGTTGGGCACATAATCCAGATCGCATTCGGGATCCGGATTTTCGTAGTTGATGGTCGGCGGGATGATGCCTTCCTTGATGGTCATGGCAGTCGCCACGGCTTCCACTCCGCCTGCGGCTCCCAGCAGGTGACCGATCATCGACTTGTTGGAGCTGATGGCGAGTTTCCGTGCATGATCACCGAACGCGGTCTTGATGGCCATCGTCTCGAACTTGTCATTCAGTTCGGTCGAAGTGCCGTGAGCGTTGATGTAATCCACTTCATCCGGAGAAAGTCCCGCATCTTTCATGGCCATCATCATCGCCCGGGCCGCTCCCTCACCATCCGGGCTGGGACTGGTCAGGTGGTAGGCATCGGCGGTCATGCCGTATCCGACCACCTCGGCGATGATCGGCGCTCCACGCTTCACGGCGTGTTCCAGCGTTTCCATCACCAGAACCCCGCAACCTTCCCCCATCACAAACCCGTTGCGGTCCCGGTCAAACGGACGGCTGGCCTTTTCCGGTTCATCATTCCGGTTGGAAAGCGCTCCCATGGAAGAGAAGCCGGCAAACGCCATCGGCATGATGGTGGATTCCGTTCCGCCGGCGATCATCACATCCGCATCCCCGCGTTGCAGGATTTTGAACGCGTCGCCGATGCAATGAGTGCCGGTGGCACAGGCCGAGACGGCGCAACTGTTCGGACCTTTCGCCCCGATGTGCATGGAAACAACCCCGGATGCCATATTGGCGATCATCATCGGAATGAAGAACGGACTCACCCGACGCGGACCACGGGAAAGAAGCATTTTGTGCTGTTCCTCGAAGGTGCCGAGCCCTCCGATGCCGGAGCCGATGTAGACACCGACACGGGTTTTGTCCACTTGTTCCATGTCCAGTCCGGCGTTCTGAACGGCCATTTTGGCGGTGCTGACGGCAAACTGGACAAAGCGGTCCATTCGGCGTGCCTCTTTTTTGTCTATATAATCCAGCGGGTCGAAGCCTTTCACTTCGGCCGCGATTCTTACGGAAAATTCGGAGGCGTCGAAGCGCGTGATCGGCCCCGCACCCGATTTACCCTGTACAAGATGATTCCAAAACGTCTGAAGATCGTTGCCGATCGGGGAGATGACACCAAGACCGGTGATGACGACGCGTTTTTTCATGTGGTCCACCGCCTTTCCGCGATCAAAGCTGCGACTTTGTCCCCATCCGGAGAGATGTGCATAAAGTCCCGCAAAAATTCACGGGACTTTATTGCATTAAGTATGGATGATCACTCACTGACGGTTTTTCTCGATGTAATTGATCACATCACCGACCGTCGTGATTTTCGCAGCCTCATCATCTTCAATGCTCAGTTCGAACTCTTCTTCAAGTTCCATGATGAGATCCACGACGTCGAGGGAGTCGGCCCCCAGGTCATCCTTGATGGAAGCCTCCAACGTCACTTCGGACGGATCCACATTCAACCGATCCACAATGATCTTCTTCACACGTTCCAACGTATCTGCCATCTGTTTCACCTCCCTTCCGTATTATAAGGGAACACCAGCCCCCAATCAAACCCATCTTGATCGATAAAAACGTCACGGCATGACCATGCCGCCGTCCACGTGCAGGGTTTGACCCGTGATGTAGGATGCCGCGTCGGAAGCCAGGAATTTGACCGCTTCCGCCACGTCCCGAACCGTGCCCGCGCGTCCGAGGGGAACGAGTTCGAGCATTTGCTTGCTGACCGCTTCATCCAGCGCCGCCGTCATGTCGGTCTCGATGTATCCGGGGGCAATGGCGTTGACGGTGATGCCTCTTCCGGCCAATTCCCGGGCGGTCGTTTTGGTCAGTCCGATCACCCCTGCTTTGGCTGCCACATAGTTCGCCTGACCCGGATTGCCCATCACGCCCACCACGGAGCTGATGTTGATGATCCGCCCGCCGCGTTGTTTCATCATCGGACGGGTCACGGCTTTGGTGCAGAGAAACACGCCCTTGAGGTTCGTGTTGATCACCTGATCCCATTCTTCTTCCTTCATGCGCATCAGCAGGTTGTCCCGGGTGATGCCGGCATTGTTGACGAGGATGTCAATCCGGCCGAACCGTTCAAGTACCTGTTTCATCGCGGCCTCCACCCGGGCCGAATCGGAGACGTCCACCTGCAAGGCAACTCCCTTTCGCCCCGCTTTTTGGATGCCGGCCACCGTTTCTTCGGCCGCTTGATGATTGCCGGCGAAAAACACCGCCACATCCGCCCCGGCTTCCGCCAGCGCGAGAGCGATGGCCCGTCCGATACCCCGGGATCCTCCGGTGACCACCGCTGTCTTTCCGCTCAGCATCTGCGTGATCGCTCCCTTCACCCCAGTGATTTCAATTCTTCGACCGCTTTGGCGAGCGAAGCGGAATCCTGGATGTTCAGCGTCTTCACCTTGCGGTCCACTTTCTTCACCAGACCGGAGAGCACCGTGCCCGCACCGATCTCGATGAACAGGTCCACCCCTTCATTCAACATGAAGCGAACACTGTCCTCCCAGCGGACCGGCGAAGCCACTTGCTCAACCAGCAAACGGCGAATCTCTCCCGCCTCCGTCACGGCCCGTGCCGTCACGTTGGACACCACCGGCGAATCCGCATCCCGGATGTCAATCCCGGAAAGAACCTTTTCCAGACGATCTGCCGCCGGCTTCATCAGCGAGGAATGAAACGGACCGCTGACTGGAAGGGGGACCACCCGGCGCGCTCCTGCTTCCCGCGCTTTTTCTCCCGCTTCTTCCACCGCTTTGGCATGTCCGGAAATGACAATCTGACCCGGGCAGTTGTAATTGGCCGGTTCCACCACATGTCCTTCCCGGCTGACGGAAGCGCACACTTCGTCCAATTTGTCACGGTCCAGATTGAGCACGGCCGACATGGCCCCCACTCCGGCCGACACCGCTTCTTCCATATACATGCCGCGCTTTCTGACCGTGGCCACCGCATCCTTGAACGTCAGCGCTCCCGTCGCCACCAACGCGCTGTATTCGCCCAGGCTGTGGCCGGCCACGAAGTCGGGACGGATGTGAACTTCATCCGTCAGTGCCCTCCACAGTGCAATGCTGGTGGTGAGGATGGCCGGTTGGGTGTTGGCCGTCAAACGTAGCTCTTCCTCGGGACCGCCGAAGCAAAGACCGGAAAGGGAAACGCCCAGCACCCGATCCGCTTCCTCAAACACCTCCCGCGCCGAAGAGCTGAAGGCTGCGATCTCTTTTCCCATGCCGACCTGTTGGGATCCTTGCCCCGGAAAAATGAACGCGATCTTGCCCATCGCACAGTCCCTCCCGCATTGGATCAGTCTCTTGCCCATTTCATCACGGCCGCGCCCCAGGTGAGCCCGCCGCCGAATCCGCACAGGACGAGAGTGTCTCCTTTCTTGATCCGGCCGTCCCGAACCGCCTCGTTCAGAGCGACCGGGATGGAAGCCGACGACATGTTGCCGTACCGGTCGAGATTGATCACCACTTTGTCTTCGGTGAGTCCGAACCGCTTGATCGCCGAATCGATGATCCGGATGTTGGCCTGGTGCGGAATGAGGAAATCGATGTCGTCTTTGGTCATGCCGACCTTTTTCAATGCCTCTTCCGTGCAATGGCCGATGACCCGAACGGCGAACTTGAACACTTCCCGACCGGCCATCGACACGGTGTGAAGTTTGTTTTTCACGGTTTCTTCCGAAGCGGGCAAGCGGGATCCGCCCGCGGGCAGTTTCAGCTGCTCCCCTCCGGAACCGTCTCCGCCCAGTTCGAACGACAGGAAACCGTATCCTTCCTCGACGGGTCCGAGCACGGCGGCTCCGGCTCCGTCCCCGAACAGGACA from Staphylospora marina includes:
- a CDS encoding tRNA-binding protein codes for the protein MNTLTFEEFLKVDMRVGKIVRVEPNEKARKPAYKLWIDLGPEIGVKTSSAQITALYRPEDLEGKRVICVVNFPPKRIAGFESQVLVMGVDSCEGGVSLLGTDHDAPLGSRVY
- a CDS encoding MFS transporter; the encoded protein is MKKSGSLWKNRAFVRLYAAVSIAMFGTYLDVFAVAVLIGYVWKADPVLVGLVPVMYALPGVLLGSWAGVLADRFDRRKIMIAADLCTAGVTFLMMLAPNVFWLLALLLIRSAFSVVFYPAQQALTKRIVPHEQLGQAMTWNGLADQAAKIASPFLGAMLITVVTPQICLLVKGLTNLASASLLTGLRDPEATAETEPATRREKTAWSDWTEGWRVVRKNRMLLSTLAFWALGIFVVQMVDSQFPVLFRELFPESPQMMGWIISMVGAGGVLGALSVQRAERIQAGWLLGGGLAVIGSGFGMLSLLTPATPVFSGFVIGFISGVGIGAFLVTFQTVLQRETEKDSVGRVFGIQSSLANVLLIIGPMAGSWLVKGLGVRPVYALVGVAVFTVGMTGILLRNRLWKKPDPATVESWKENVTAD
- a CDS encoding non-canonical purine NTP pyrophosphatase, which produces MDQRRDASKEQARRVMIATGNPGKQDVMRNLLASVGYSGVSPRESGISVPDIREDGFSPEENALIKARAYAGLTDLPVFAADSGMEIDALGGRPGVMVRRWNGELPDDVGDEEWLVHFLRKTKGIPPEKRTGRFVTAWAVVRDGREFTRRVLREFRFSTEPVRNMIPGFPMSAVIFDHDAADAMETIWLPAFIRWIRDEDVFG
- a CDS encoding DinB family protein; amino-acid sequence: MERHLLDALKILLKETFDGPPPEGGSWYTESKPGSGLFGTLENVSAEQAMEPTPGGGAPLCAHVHHVAYYLGVGNAFLRGEKPEVDWSLSWKVRISDEEEWKRLVEELRREYGELMNHLAEEIAWTPSLANGVLGCLAHSAYHLGSIRQMVKGMGISLQSRTG
- the smc gene encoding chromosome segregation protein SMC → MYLKRLEMQGFKSFADRTELEFVPGITAVVGPNGSGKSNVTDGIRWVLGEQSAKSLRGNKMEDVIFAGSDTRKPVGFCEVSMTFDNTERRLPLDFAEVTVTRRVYRSGESEYFLNKQPCRLKDIHELFMDTGIGKDAYSMIGQGRIDEILSSKSEDRRAIFEEAAGIVKYKSRKKEAEKKLDNTEQNLSRIHDLIHELEGQEEPLREQAEKARKYKELKEQLKQVEVGLYVHKIRTVHQGWQDTVQEVKRLKEEQVTLAAEISTREAALEELKAELHRQEKVWEEIQGELLSVSEELEKAEGQREVWLERLTNRDRSKEQIQRRIAELKEQQDRLVREERELVERLEQKRTELDAAMEDLRRIEEQLSDLAADGEISLAESMDKLQKLGNRMASLESERQYLAAQLEELTRKLESFAEREARIAEERVPLEEEQQTIAGALSDIEQAKLEATEKLRALAAQKSALEEEEKETSGRLRKEEQWLHRLRSQWELLREMEADHQGFLQGVREILKARDRGQSSLAGIHGAVAQLIQVPAEYEAAMETALGGAMQHLVAENEATARSGIAYLKEKRLGRATFLPLDVIRPRSLPEHELRRAGGIDGFVGVASDLVKTELRYRHLAQHLLGMVLVTRTLEQANRMARELGYRYRIVTLDGDVVNPGGSMTGGSRQSNRTQLLGRTRQLEELEAKIREAEASVSGTEQTLRELKSRRTDLERRWEALRNQGEERRAREQELLGAKRETSMRLEALRTEAERLIREREETAGSREAIQHRLSGLDRDLERLGEEKAVAEEAVRRARETERRHSTEREEATHRYTDCKVKVSGLGQEVAHLEENLRRIGRELERLDRQWREASRELEQLEHIRETGETEISGLDDRVRQLRESKEKVQESLAETRNRRESLSAERELREKEIRSLQSKYRKQEALLHERDVKSGRLDVELNHLLQKLAEEYETSFERAEREYGVPEDPAAAEKQVRSLKSRITSLGEVNLGAIEEHARISERLEFLKTQEADLLEAKQKLYEIISQLEEEMGRRFLEAFELIRTEFQHVFVQMFGGGRADLQLTDPDNLLETGLEIVAQPPGKKLQNLNLLSGGERALAALALLFAVLCIKPVPFCVLDEVDAALDEANLTRFTRYMKQFKNKTQFIVITHRKHTMEGADVLYGITMQESGVSKLVSVKLEEYDGVREAAATKEQGVG
- a CDS encoding winged helix-turn-helix domain-containing protein, with product MSLHELNWLPHERALVWKNRRQVFLPKEYALLEFLARHPGRTFSRAQLLDQVWTMENPVDRTVDDHVFRLRKKLKQINGPFRIETVRGVGYRLTVPSPPESTSVSIDEQVEETLLGLWSRYAEHGRGDSLEILAGHQDVLGFRLLVSQRCFFHASRGNLRWFVETEDIPAKERMFYLCYFYQMILERPERTIRFLEEALSKNLLGGFHAEEMRWFTLIECLLDSGQSEEAERRLVVAKKRIGKDPDHCLRVSLRFTEAHARLLRGKLCKAEASLNRAEEMLDHRFRRESAMLHLYRGLLFAARGQEAAGKSLVMRDWEIMDATRMFLNRLHFLNRFGKLRARLGVLECLAVPLNRRRQELLEECEAPRYKDRMESVIRRLLSDISLTIPR